The following are encoded together in the Equus quagga isolate Etosha38 chromosome 1, UCLA_HA_Equagga_1.0, whole genome shotgun sequence genome:
- the FEZF2 gene encoding fez family zinc finger protein 2, producing the protein MASSASLETMVPPACPRAGASPATSKTLAFSIERIMAKTSEPRAPFEPRPGALEADGGQGKKLLNLCSPLPCMIPLQPLGYEVPSKTLLSYSELWKSSLRAGGGGGGGGGGGGGGGGGGAPVCGASGLCKTNCGVCCKAELGLAPSALPAGRVIKPQVINQAVGLPASGSLYYFNYLDSAAYPPSELLGGHLFPSGLLNAQAPAALAAHPKLFLLENAKLAGLAADKFPHPAPYTHKERLPAPLEQVLKENSALTAERGGVKGHGKLPGGSADGKPKNFTCEVCGKVFNAHYNLTRHMPVHTGARPFVCKVCGKGFRQASTLCRHKIIHTQEKPHKCNQCGKAFNRSSTLNTHIRIHAGYKPFVCEFCGKGFHQKGNYKNHKLTHSGEKQYKCTICNKAFHQVYNLTFHMHTHNDKKPFTCATCGKGFCRNFDLKKHVRKLHDSVGPAAPSTKDLSRTVQS; encoded by the exons ATGGCAAGCTCGGCTTCCCTGGAGACCATGGTGCCCCCGGCCTGTCCGCGCGCCGGAGCGTCGCCGGCCACTTCCAAGACGCTGGCCTTCTCCATCGAGCGCATCATGGCTAAGACGTCGGAGCCCCGTGCGCCCTTTGAGCCCCGGCCCGGGGCACTGGAGGCGGACGGCGGCCAGGGCAAGAAATTGCTCAACCTCTGCTCGCCGCTGCCCTGTATGATCCCCCTCCAGCCCCTAGGCTACGAGGTGCCGTCCAAGACGCTGCTCAGTTACTCCGAGCTCTGGAAAAGCAGCCTCCGGGCGGGCGgcggtggaggaggaggaggaggcggcggcggcggcggcggcggcgggggggcCCCGGTGTGCGGCGCCAGCGGCTTGTGTAAAACCAACTGTGGCGTGTGCTGCAAGGCCGAGCTGGGCCTGGCGCCGTCTGCGCTGCCCGCGGGCAGGGTCATCAAGCCGCAGGTCATCAACCAGGCGGTGGGGCTGCCGGCCAGTGGCTCCCTCTACTACTTCAACTACCTGGACTCTGCCGCGTATCCGCCGTCTGAGCTTCTCGGCGGCCACCTCTTCCCATCAGGCCTCCTCAACGCACAGGCCCCCGCCGCCCTGGCTGCGCACCCCAAGCTCTTTCTACTGGAGAACGCCAAGTTGGCCGGCCTGGCCGCGGACAAGTTCCCCCATCCGGCCCCCTACACCCATAAGGAGCGCTTGCCCGCGCCGCTGGAGCAGGTGCTAAAGGAGAACTCGGCCCTGACCGCCGAGCGGGGCGGCGTCAAGGGCCACGGCAAGCTGCCCGGGGGCTCCGCGGACGGCAAGCCCAAAAACTTCACCTGCGAGGTGTGCGGCAAG GTGTTTAACGCTCACTATAACCTCACCCGCCACATGCCGGTCCACACCGGAGCCAGACCGTTCGTGTGCAAAGTCTGCGGCAAAGGCTTCCGCCAGGCCAGCACGCTCTGCAGACACAAAATTATCCACACCCAG GAAAAGCCGCATAAATGCAACCAGTGCGGCAAAGCCTTCAACCGCAGCTCCACGCTCAACACGCACATCCGCATCCACGCGGGCTACAAGCCCTTCGTCTGCGAATTTTGCGGCAAAGGCTTTCACCAAAAAG GGAACTACAAGAACCACAAGCTGACCCACAGCGGCGAGAAGCAGTACAAATGCACCATCTGCAACAAGGCCTTCCACCAGGTCTACAACCTGACCTTCCACATGCACACCCACAACGACAAGAAGCCTTTCACGTGCGCCACTTGCGGCAAAGGGTTTTGCAGAAACTTTGACTTAAAGAAACACGTGCGCAAACTCCACGACAGCGTGGGCCCCGCAGCTCCCTCCACAAAGGACCTGTCTCGGACAGTGCAGAGCTGA